A genomic stretch from Arachis stenosperma cultivar V10309 chromosome 3, arast.V10309.gnm1.PFL2, whole genome shotgun sequence includes:
- the LOC130967643 gene encoding U-box domain-containing protein 28-like: MVRDDLYITVPSFFRCPISLDVMKSPVSLCTGVTYDRSSIQRWLDNGNNTCPATMQVLHTKEFVPNRTLQRLIQIWSESLRNSPDSPDPADSLLSKDQVLAAFAHLQSRPLDRLESLAKILSFARDSEENRKYLARIEAFLPALVGFLLNVDDDFQFLEQVVMALNLILDKIQDREALKTLMLKNQSSNSSSCLDSLLLVLQRGSTDSKISSATVLQSLAVDTESKLLIGEKKGLISQVLRLTAPDKDPAVIENALSCLVAISTAKRNKLMLVHLGAVKAFSKLLTESSVSASVAEKVLKLLETVSSTKEGRTEICEDSTCVAAILSKVLKVSSAATEHAVTTLWSVCYLFRDQKAQEAVTKANGLTKILLLMQSNCSPPVRQMSADLLKIFRVNSKSCLSCYDTKTTHIMPF; the protein is encoded by the coding sequence ATGGTGAGAGACGATTTATACATAACGGTTCCGAGCTTCTTCCGGTGCCCTATATCACTGGACGTCATGAAGTCCCCCGTCAGCCTCTGCACCGGCGTTACCTACGACCGCTCCAGCATCCAGCGCTGGCTCGACAACGGCAACAACACCTGCCCCGCCACCATGCAGGTCCTACATACCAAGGAATTCGTTCCCAACCGCACCCTGCAGAGGCTCATCCAGATCTGGTCCGAATCCCTCCGCAACTCTCCTGACTCACCCGACCCTGCCGACTCTCTCCTTTCCAAAGATCAGGTCCTAGCCGCCTTCGCCCACTTGCAGTCCCGCCCCCTCGACCGCCTCGAATCGCTCGCCAAAATCCTCAGTTTCGCGCGAGATTCTGAGGAAAACCGCAAGTATCTTGCGAGAATAGAAGCGTTCCTGCCTGCGCTGGTCGGTTTCCTCCTCAATGTTGACGACGATTTTCAGTTCCTTGAGCAGGTTGTTATGGCGTTGAATCTGATTCTGGATAAAATCCAAGACCGCGAGGCCTTGAAAACCTTGATGCTCAAGAACCAGAGCAGCAATAGCAGCAGCTGCTTGGATTCTCTGCTCCTCGTTCTGCAACGAGGAAGCACCGATTCGAAGATCTCGTCGGCTACGGTTTTGCAATCACTCGCCGTGGATACGGAATCGAAGCTCTTGATAGGGGAAAAGAAAGGCCTAATTTCCCAAGTGCTCAGGCTAACCGCGCCGGACAAAGATCCAGCGGTGATCGAGAACGCCTTGTCGTGCCTTGTGGCAATCTCCACGGCAAAAAGAAATAAGTTGATGCTGGTGCATCTTGGAGCAGTGAAAGCGTTCTCGAAGCTTCTAACGGAATCGAGCGTGAGCGCCTCGGTGGCGGAGAAGGTGCTGAAGCTTCTGGAAACGGTGTCGTCAACGAAGGAAGGGAGAACGGAGATATGCGAGGACAGCACGTGCGTGGCGGCGATACTGAGCAAGGTTCTGAAGGTTTCGAGCGCGGCGACGGAACACGCCGTGACGACTCTGTGGAGCGTGTGCTATCTGTTTCGTGACCAGAAGGCGCAAGAAGCGGTTACGAAGGCTAACGGCTTAACGAAGATTCTGTTACTGATGCAGAGCAATTGTTCGCCTCCTGTGCGCCAAATGTCCGCAGATTTGCTTAAGATTTTTAGAGTAAATTCCAAATCGTGTCTTTCTTGTTATGACACCAAAACTACCCATATCATGCCCTTTTGA